One Mytilus trossulus isolate FHL-02 unplaced genomic scaffold, PNRI_Mtr1.1.1.hap1 h1tg000174l___fragment_3__unscaffolded, whole genome shotgun sequence DNA segment encodes these proteins:
- the LOC134700855 gene encoding uncharacterized protein LOC134700855, translating to MLRIWKDVEYNHPKDIQVAKFLLLSKWKEMKAKSNFKTLSEALINMGISTHVLCQVRRIIKAETDIPADYLDFIPTDEILDTLAPLIGQVFFQLGTEIELSIPTLENIQSNNPSDLAEQNRVVLLKWREDQQIKPTIRVLMQALVNIGRGARCLEEVLKNIDLNTLIVSQQSRSEGAILKKPKIKSDQESQSQRKSQIDLNPLTGPQQSKSKGAIPKKPKIEPEQKSQSQGKSENVDRDTLIGSQQSEDKGAIPKIPKIKSEQKPQSRRKVFKKCSIT from the exons ATGCTTAGGATATGGAAAGATGTTGAATACAATCATCCTAAAGATATACAGGTTGccaaatttttactgttatcaaaGTGGAAAGAGATGAAAGCTAAATCCAATTTCAAAACTTTGTCAGAAGCTCTGATCAACATGGGTATATCGACCCATGTTTTGTGTCAA gTAAGAAGAATCATCAAAGCAGAAACAG ATATTCCAGCAGATTACTTGGATTTCATTCCAACAGATGAAATTCTAGATACATTAGCTCCATTAATTGGTCAAGTGTTTTTCCAACTTGGCACTGAAATTGAACTGTCAATTCCTACCCTAGAAAATATACAGAGCAACAATCCTTCTGACTTAGCAGAACAGAATAGGGTCGTATTATTGAAGTGGAGAGAAGACCAACAAATCAAACCTACAATACGTGTCCTTATGCAGGCTTTAGTTAACATAGGGAGAGGTGCACGTTGTTTAGAAGAAGTTTTAAAGAATATTGATCTGAACACCCTTATAGTTTCACAACAATCGAGAAGTGAAGGTGCAATTCTAAagaaaccaaaaataaaatcagaccAGGAATCACAGAGTCAGCGAAAGTCACAGATTGATCTGAACCCATTGACAGGTCCGCAACAATCGAAAAGTAAAGGTGCAATTCCAAAGAAACCAAAAATAGAACCAGAACAGAAATCACAGAGTCAGGGAAAGTCTGAGAATGTTGATCGAGACACACTAATAGGTTCACAACAATCAGAAGACAAAGGTGCAATTCCAAAGATACCCAAAAtaaaatcagaacaaaaaccACAAAGTCGTCGAAAGGTTTTCAAGAAATgttcaataacatga